AGCACAAACCACAGTGGTTATTAATCCAATACCAACAGTAACGGTTAGTAGTGCTCCAGTGTGTCAAGGGACACCAGCTACCGTAACGGCTACTCCGAGTCCAGCAGGGACTTATACATATGTATGGACTGTTCCATCGGGAGCTACTAATCCTGGCAACGTTGCTACCTTTACTACCACTACAGCAGGAGTTTATAGTGTAATTGCTACCAATACCACAACGACTTGTCCAGCACAACCAGCACAAACCACAGTGGTTATTAATCCAATACCAACAGTAACGGTTAGTAGTGCACCAGTATGTCAAGGTATACCAGCTACAGTAACGGCTACTCCAAGTCCAGCAGGGACTTATACTTATGTATGGACAGTGCCATCGGGAGCTACCAATCCTGGCAACGTTGCTACATTCACTACCAGTACAGCAGGAGTTTATAGTGTAATTGCTACCAATACCACAACGACTTGTCCAGCACTACCAGCACAAACCACAGTGGTTATTAATCCATTACCAACAGTAACCGTTAGTAGTGCTCCAGTGTGTCAAGGGACACCGGCTACCGTAACGGCTACTCCGAGTCCAGCAGGGACTTATACATATGTATGGACTGTTCCATCGGGAGCTACCAATCCAGGAAACGTTGCTACATTCACTACCACTACGGCTGGAGTTTATAGTGTTATCGCTACCAACACCACAACGACTTGTCCAGCACAACCAGCACAAACCACAGTGGTTATTAATCCAATACCAACAGTAACGGTTAGTAGTGCTCCAGTGTGTCAAGGGACACCAGCTACCGTAACGGCTACTCCAAGTCCAGCAGGGACTTATACATATGTATGGACAGTGCCATCGGGAGCTACCAATCCAGGAAACGTTGCTACATTCACTACCACTACGGCTGGAGTTTATAGTGTTATCGCTACCAACACCACAACGACTTGTCCAGCACAACCAGCACAAACCACAGTGGTTATTAATCCAATACCAACAGTAACGGTTAGTAGTGCTCCAGTGTGTCAAGGGACACCAGCTACCGTAACGGCTACTCCAAGTCCAGCAGGGACTTATACATATCTATGGACAGTGCCATCGGGAGCTACCAATCCAGGAAACGTTGCTACATTCACTACCACTACAGCAGGAGTTTATAGTGTAATTGCTACCAATACCACAACGACTTGTCCAGCACAACCAGCACAAACCACAGTGGTTATTAATCCAATACCAACAGTAACGGTTAGTAGTGCACCAGTATGTCAAGGGACACCAGCTACCGTAACGGCTACTCCAAGTCCAGTAGGGACTTATACATATCTATGGACAGTGCCATCGGGAGCTACCAATCCAGGAAACGTTGCTACCTTTACTACCACTACGGCAGGAGTTTATAGCGTTATCGCTACCAACACCACAACGACTTGTCCAGCACAACCAGCACAAACCACAGTGGTTATTAATCCAATACCAACAGTAACGGTTAGTAGTGCTCCAGTATGTCAAGGGACACCAGCTACCGTAACGGCTACTCCGAGTCCAGCAGGGACTTATACATATGTATGGACAGTTCCATCGGGAGCTACCAATCCAGGAAACGTTGCTACCTTTACTACCACTACGGCAGGAGTTTATAGCGTTATCGCTACCAACACCACAACGACATGTCCAGCATTACCAGCACAAACCACAGTGGTTATTAATCCATTACCAACAGTAACCGTTAGTAGTGCTCCAGTGTGTCAAGGGACACCGGCTACCGTAACGGCTACTCCGAGTCCAGCAGGGACTTATACATATGTATGGACTGTTCCATCGGGAGCTACCAATCCAGGAAACGTTGCTACATTCACTACCACTACAGCAGGAGTTTATAGTGTAATTGCTACCAATACCACAACGACTTGTCCAGCACAACCAGCACAAACCACAGTGGTTATTAATCCAATACCAACAGTAACGGTTAGTAGTGCACCAGTATGTCAAGGGACACCAGCTACCGTAACGGCTACTCCGAGTCCAGCGGGGACTTATACATATGTATGGACAGTGCCATCGGGAGCTACCAATCCAGGAAACGTTGCTACATTCACTACCACTACGGCTGGAGTTTATAGTGTTATCGCTACCAACACCACAACGACTTGTCCAGCACAACCAGCACAAACCACAGTGGTTATTAATCCAATACCAACAGTAACGGTTAGTAGTGCTCCAGTGTGTCAAGGGACACCAGCTACCGTAACGGCTACTCCAAGTCCAGCAGGGACTTATACATATCTATGGACAGTGCCATCGGGAGCTACCAATCCAGGAAACGTTGCTACATTCACTACCACTACAGCAGGAGTTTATAGTGTAATTGCTACCAATACCACAACGACTTGTCCAGCACAACCAGCACAAACCACAGTGGTTATTAATCCAATACCAACAGTAACGGTTAGTAGTGCACCAGTATGTCAAGGGACACCAGCTACCGTAACGGCTACTCCAAGTCCAGTAGGGACTTATACATATCTATGGACAGTGCCATCGGGAGCTACCAATCCAGGAAACGTTGCTACCTTTACTACCACTACGGCAGGAGTTTATAGCGTTATCGCTACCAACACCACAACGACTTGTCCAGCACAACCAGCACAAACCACAGTGGTTATTAATCCAATACCAACAGTAACGGTTAGTAGTGCTCCAGTATGTCAAGGGACACCAGCTACCGTAACGGCTACTCCGAGTCCAGCAGGGACTTATACATATGTATGGACAGTTCCATCGGGAGCTACCAATCCAGGAAACGTTGCTACCTTTACTACCACTACGGCAGGAGTTTATAGCGTTATCGCTACCAACACCACAACGACATGTCCAGCATTACCAGCACAAACCACAGTGGTTATCAATCCAATACCAGATGCTGGAATTGATGCACCATTGACTATTTGTTCAAATCAAAACTCAGTTGATTTAATTGCCTCACTGGGAGGAACACCACAATTAGGAGGAACATGGTCACCACCTTTAGCTAGTGGAACAGGAATTTTTAATCCTGCTATAGATACATCTGGAGTTTATACATATACTATTACAGGTATTGCACCTTGTATTGACGATATTTCAACAGTTACTGTTACTGTTGTTCAAGGACCAGAAGCAGGAGCAAACAATACACTTACAATCTGTGTCAATAATCCTCCAAAAGACTTATTCTTATTATTAGGACCAAATGCACAAACAGGCGGTACATGGTCACCACCAATGGCTAGTGGAACTGGTTTATTTGATCCAGCTGTTGATCCACAAGGGGATTATGTTTATACTTTGTCTGGAACAGCTCCATGTTCTAGCGATTCTGCTACTATATCGGTTACCGTAAATCCAATTCCAGATGCTGGTATTGATGCACCTAAAACATTTTGTTCTAATGGAACTTCTGAAGATTTATTCCTTTCATTAGGAGGAACACCACAAGCAGGAGGAACTTGGTCGCCAGCTTTAGCTAGTGGAACTGGTGTTTTCAATCCAGCAGTTGATACAGCGGGCGCCTATGCCTATACAGTTGGAGGAACTTGTGTTACTCCATCAACAGCAACAGTTACAGTTGCGATAGTTACAGCTCCAAATTCTGGAGGAACTGGACAGACTTTAAATACTTGTGCTGATATCACTTCATTTGATTTATCCACAGGTTTAAATGGTACACAAGGATCAGGTACATGGAATGACGATGATGCAACAAATGCGTTGACAAACAACATATTCAATCCATCGACCGTTGGTGTTGGAACTTATCATTTTACTTATACAGTTATAGGAACTTCACCATGTGCTAATGCTACTTCTACGGTTACAGTAATTGTGAATCCATTATCAAATCCAGGAACTGCAGTTACTATTCCACCAGTATGTACATCAGTAGGAACTATCGACTTGAATACATTAATAACTGGTCAGGATGCAGGCGGAACATGGTCAACACCTTCACCAGTTAACATTTCTGGCTTTACTGCTGGAACTTATACTTATACTTATTCGGTAACTAATTCTTGTGGAACTCATACTACGGATGTTAACTTTACGGTTCTTCCAAATCCAATCTTAACTAATGCAAATGTTATCAATGCCTCTGCTTGTGTTGGTGCTGATGCCTTAATTAATTTAACGGGAATGGTTGATGGAACTTATAGTTTGAATTATAGTTTAAGTGGAAGTAATACATTAGCAAATCAAACGGCAACTGTCGTAATTTCTGGTGGAGTAGGGAACTTTACTGTTCCTGCGACTAGTCTTCCTAATACAGGAACCACTACAATTACCTTTACTACCATTCAAGATACTGCCTCAACATGTCAAGTTACTTTAACGGGTATATTGGCAACGATTACAGTGAAACCGTTAGTGCAAATTAGCAATACTAACATTGCTGTTTCTTCCATCTGTATTGGTTCAAATGCAGTCGTTGAAATTTCAAATGCGGTTAATCTTCCTGATGGAATATATCAATTTGATTATGTAATTCCTACAGCAACTCCGCCAACTGGAAATTCAGGAGATGTAACGATTACAGGTGGTGTAGGTCAGTTCTCTGTTCCAGCTTCTGTTTTTGCAACCATTGGAAATTATACCATTACGATTAGTGGAATTACCATCACAAATGGATGTTCTAACACTAGCCAAGATGCTAATATTACTTTTGCAGTTGTTGGCCCACTCTCGCCAGGAACAGCTGTTACACCGACTCCTTCTTATTGTACTTCAGTTGGGACTATTGATTTAAATACTTTATTAACTGGTCAGGATGCAGGAGGAACATGGTCAACACCTTCACCAGTTAACATTTCAAGCTTTGTTGCCGGAACTTATACCTATACTTATAGTGTTACAAATACCTGCGGAACTTTTACTACGGATGTACAATTTACAGTTCTACCAAATCCAATCTTAACAAATACAAACATTAGTAATGCTGCTGCTTGCGTAGGGACTGATGCAGTTGTTAATTTAGCTGGAATGGTGGATGGAACGTATAGTCTGAATTATAGTTTAAGTGGAAGTAATATATTAGCAAATCAAACGATAACGGTTGTGATTTCAGGAGGAGTTGGAAGTTTTACAGTTCCTACTATTAGTATTCCTAATACGGGAACTACAACCATTACCTTTAATACCATTCAAGATACTACATCTACTTGTCAAGTGACTTTGACCGCTATACTGGCTACGATTACCGTTAATCCATTAGTGCAAATTAACAATACTAATATAGCAGTTTCTTCTGTATGTATTGGATCTAATGCCATAGTTGAAATTTCAAATGCTATTAATTTACCTGACGGAGTTTATCAATTTGATTATTCAATTCCAACAGGAACTCCTGCAACAGGAAATTCAGGAGATGTTACTATAACTGGAGGAGTAGGTCAGTTTTCTGTCCCAGCATCGGTTATTGCAGCTGTTGGAAACTATACCATTACGGTTACTGGAATTACTACTATAACAGGCTGTTCTAATACTAGTCAAAATGCTAATATCACATTTGCGGTAGTTGCTCCACTGTCATCAGGAACAGCAGTTACACCAACGCCTTCTTATTGTACTTCTGTTGGAACTATAGATTTGACTACTTTATTAACAGGTCAAGATGCAGGGGGAACATGGTCAACACCTTCACCAATTGATGTCAGTGCTTTTGCTGCAGGAACTTACACCTATACTTATAGTGTTACTAATGCCTGCGGAACTTTTACCACAGATGTTCATTTCATAATTTTACCAAATCCAGTAATAACGTCAGCAAACATTACCAATGCAACAGCTTGTATAGGCACTGATGTCGTGGTTAATTTGACAGGAATGGTTGATGGAAGTTATACGTTGAACTATGATTTAAATGGAAGCAATACATTAGCAAATCAAACAGCTACGGTTGTAATTTCGGGAACAACAGGAAGCTTTACCATCCCTGCTGCCAATGTTCCTAATACAGGAATCACTATTATTACCTTTACTACAATTCAAGATACAGCATTAACTTGTCAAACCACTTTGACTAATGTAGCTGGAAGCATCACCATTAATCCAATTGTACAAATAGACAATACTAATTTGGCCGTTTCATCTGTTTGTATAAATTCAAATGCAGTAGTGGATATTACTAACGCTGTTAATCTTCCAGATGGTGTTTATCAATTTGATTACACTATTCCAACCGGAACGCCATCAACAGGAAATTCGGGTGATGTAACCATTACAGGTGGTGTTGGTCAGTTTACAATTCCGGCGTCAGTTATTGCTACCGTTGGAAGTTATACGCTTACTATTAACACCATCACTACCACAATAGGTTGTTCAAACACTAATGAAGATGCCAACATTACATTTACAGTTGTTGCTCCTTTATCAGCGGGAACTGCTGTTACACCAGTACCATCATATTGTGCTTCAATAGGAGTTCTTGATTTGGCCTCACTTTTAACAAATGAAGATGCTGGAGGAGGATGGACTGATAGTAATGGACAAGCGGTAACATCACCATTGAATATCATCAATTTCACAGCTGGAACATATAGTTATACCTATTCACTTACCAATGCGTGTGGATCAGATTCTGAAGTAGTGCAATTTACTATTTTGGCTACACCACAATTAGCAACATTCAATGTATCCGTTTCTCCTGCATGTTTAGGAAGCGGTGTTATTGTGAGCCTTAACGGAATGGTTGATGGAACTTACACCTTAAATTATGATTTATCAGGAAGTAACACATTAGCAGGACAATCAGTAATAGTTACCATAGCATCTGGTATCGGAAGCTTTACTGTTCCTAGTGCCTCATTACCAAACGTTGGTACAACAGTAATTACATTTACAAGTATTGTAAATAATACAACTACTTGTTCAAACACACTAACCAATGTTGTCCAACAAATTATCATTAGACCACTTGCTGATGTTGATAATACCAACTTAAGTGTGACCAATGTTTGTTTTGGCAATGGTATAGTGGTGAATATCTCAGGAGCTACAAATCTCCCTGATGATGTATATCAATTTAGTTATTCGATTCCAAATGGAACGCCAATAGCAGGAAATTCAGGAAATGTAACCATAACTTCTGGTGCAGGTCAATTTGCAATTCCATCATCAGTATTCCCTACTGCTGGAAACTACACATTAACAATTAATGGAATTGTAGCCACAACAGCTTGTACCAATGCCAATGAAAATGCTACGGTTAGTTTTGTCATCAATCCAATTCCAAACACTACTGGAGCAACAGTTGCAGCTCAAGATACTTGTACTAATATAGGTAGTGTAGTAACTATTTCAGGAGCGACTAGTTTAGCAGATGGTAATTATTCTATTACCTATCAATTATCTGGTGCAAATACTGCAACAGCAACAGTTTCTGTCACATTCACAGGAGGAGCAACAACATTTACCATAACTGGAACGGATATAGTAAATAATGGAAATACTACTATAACAATTAATAACTTGACTGCTACTGCATCAACTTGTGGTATTACAGGCACAGTATTCCCAATAGCTACTTTCAATGTAGCGCCATTAGCAACACCAGTTTTAAATCCAAATGGTGAACTTTTCTGCGGAACGCTTATCCCAGCGCCAACTATCGCAAGTCTATCGGCTAATATTGTTGGAACTCCTACAGTAATTTGGTATAATGCCAATATTGGTGGAACTGCTTATAGCGATGCCGATTTATTAGTTAATGGAACAACCTATTATGGAGCTCTTGTTTCTGCAAATGGTTGCGAAAGTGCAACTCGCCTTCCTGTTAAGGTAGATTTGACGGTTTGTGATGTTGTAATACCAGATGGTTTCTCACCAAACAACGACGGAATCAATGACACTTTTGAAATTCCACATCTTGCTATTTTATTCCCAAATTTCAAATTAGAAATCTATAATCGCTACGGAAGTTTAGTTTATAAAGGAGATATAAACGTTCCAAATTGGGACGGAACAACTACCGTAGGTGGTTTGAATTTAGGCGACAAATTATTACCAACTGGGGTTTATTTTTATATTCTTGATTTTAATGACGGAATAAAAAGTGCCATTCAAGGTAGAGTATATCTAAACAGATAAGGAGCAATGAGTACAAATATGAAACATAAAATTATAAAATATCTCTTAGTGCTGCTTGTGGTATTTTTGACTTCAAAGTTACACGCACAACAAGATCCGCAGTTCACTCATTATATGTATAACATGAGTGTGGTCAATCCAGCATATGCAACAGATAATCCAGATGTAATTAATTTAGGAGGATTATATCGTGCCCAATGGGTAGGAATAAAAGGAGCACCAACGACCCAAACGTTCTTCGCTCACAAACCGTTGTCGAAAAGAGTGGAAATGGGTATTTCAGTGGTACACGATGAAATTGGTAATGTGGTAAGAGAAAATAACATCTTTGCCGATTTTGCTTATGTAATTCCTTTAAACGAATCGGTAAAATTATCATTCGGATTGAAAGCGGGAGTTACTTTATTTAACACCGATTTTAACGGATTTGTCTATACCGACCCTACGATAGATCCAGCATTTCAGGATAACATTAGTAAAACCTTTCCGAATATTGGTGCCGGAACGTATTTGTTTGGACCCAATTATTATGTTGGTTTTTCCACCCCTAATTTAATGACTTCAAGACATATTGAAACCATAAACGGACGTCCAGGAAGTGGTGTGGAATCGGTACATTTTTTCTTAACCAGTGGTTATGTATTTACGTTTAACGGAAATGATAATTTCAAATTAAAACCAGCATTCATGGCCAAAGGAGTAGAAGGAGCCCCTGTTGCTTTAGATTTAACGACGAATGTTTTAATTAATAACAAATTTGAATTAGGTGCTGGCTATAGATTGGGAGATTCGGTTAGCGGATTAGCCAGTTTTTATATTACACCAACACTCAGAATTGGATATTCCTATGATTATACGTTATCCAATTTGGGTAGATTCAATTCGGGTTCTCACGAAGTATTTTTACTATTTGATTTAGATTCAAATAAACTCTCTTCATCAGGTAAAGGATACGACAAATCACCAAGGTTCTTTTAAAAATGAAAATGATGAAAAAATTCTACTACATACTTTTTGTTTTTTGCAGTATCACCACTCTTTTTGCCCAAAAGAAAGCTAGTGTTAAAGAAGCCAATTCTTTATTTGGAAGAAAAGCTTATGTCAAAGCTGCAGAGGCTTATGAGCAAGTGCCTCAATCGAAACAAGTGTTGCAAAATTTAGGCGATTGCTATTACTATAATTTCCAAATGAACAATGCCGTTCGGGCATATGGACAATTGTTTTTTACCTATAAAGACAGTGTTAAAAAGGAAGTGTTTTTCAGATATGCTAATGCCTTGAAAGGAACAAAAGATTTTGATAAAGGCGATGCTATCATGAGTGAATATTTAGGATACGAACAAAGCACTCCTAAATTCATGAAAAACATAACGAGAAACATACCTACTAGTTTCAAGTTGCAAATGATGTCGAAAAATAAGACCAACGGTGATTTTGGAATTTCTTTCTATGGGGATAAAGTAGTCTTTGCGTCCCTCAGAAATGCTGCTGATAAAGCATACGGATGGAACGACAGACCTTATCTTGACTTGTTTTCAGCAAAAGTAAATAGCCAAGGACAATTGACCGATGTAGAGCCTTTTTCTGATGTTATCAATACCAAGAAACACGAAAGTAACGCCACGTTTAGTGCCGATGGTAAAATCATGTATTTCAACAGAAGTGGAGAAAAGCAAGTCAAAGTTGGTAATGAGAAAGTAGCCATGATCAAAATTTACAAAGCAGAGTTTGTAAACGGAAAATGGGACAAAGTAACCATGTTGCCTTTTTCAAGCGATACCTATTCAGTTGAACATCCTTTCTTGACTAAAGATGGTAAGAAATTGTATTTTGCCAGTGATATGCCTGGTTCGTTTGAAGGCTCAATGGATATTTATGTCGTAGATGTTAATGAAGATGGAACCTACAGTCAACCCAGAAATTTAGGAGAGACAATCAATACAATCCACAGAGAACAATTTCCTTTCCTGACAGAAGATGGAACGCTCTATTTTGCATCAGATGGGCATCAAGGGAATGGAAATTTAGATGTTTTTATGAGCTTGAAAATTAGCGATACCGAATTTGATAAACCACTTAATCTTGGCTCCACTATTAATAGTGAAATGGATGATTTCAATTTCATTCTTGATGAAAAAACTCAAAAAGGCTATTTCGCCTCTAACAGAACGGGTGATGATAACTTGTATACCTTTGTTCAAGAAGAAAATAAATTGCAATATTTAGTGGAAGGAGAAGTTCGAGATGTTAAAACAACTGAACTTTTACCTGGTGCTACAGTAAAATTATTTGACGATAAAGGTAATTTGCTTGAAGAAGTTTTAGTGGGTAAAGATGGTACTTTTGATTTCAACACAGAGCCTAATAGGAAATACAAAATTATGGCTTTCAAAGATTTTTATATTCCTGCCGAAGCCGAGTTTGATACTAGCCAAAAAGGCAAAGTGTATATAGATTTACAAATGAAAGTCCAATCGTATTATGATGCCGAAGATATCATCAACAAACAAGCGGATGGAACGGTTTTGATTGAGCTTGAAAATATTTACTTCGACTTGAATAAATGGGATATTAAACCTCAAGCAGCCCAAGTTTTAAATGTGCTTTTAGGTATCCTTAAAAAATATCCATACATGGAAATCGAGATTGGTGCTCATACAGATTCACGTGCATCAGATGTTTATAATTTAAGACTGTCCAATAAAAGAGCCGCTTCTGCTTTAGAGTATTTAGTGAAAAATGGCATCGATAGAAAACGACTTCGTTCCATTGGATACGGAGAAACAAAACCGTTAATTATTTGTCCTAAAAACGATTGTACTCCAGCAGAACACGCTACCAACCGTAGATGTACTTTTATGATTTTGAAATAATTTCAGTTAGTTGTTGTTAATAAAGTTGGGATTTTTACTAAAATGCACTCTAAGAACAGAGTGCATTTTTTTTAGGCTACTATTCAGTTGAATATGTACTTTTGTAAAATATAATTACAACTCATGAATAAGTTTCTTTCCTTCGCTTTCTTATTGATTATTTCCAATCTGTCAGCACAACAACGTCCAAAATTAGTGGTGGGCATCGTGGTAGACCAAATGAAAATGGAATACCTCTACCGCTTTCAAAGTGACTTTTCAGAGAATGGTTTTAAACGATTGATGAAGGAAGGCTACACTTTTCAGAATACCCATTATAACTACATGCCCACTTATACCGCTCCTGGTCACGCGTCCATCTATACAGGAACAACACCAGCCACTCATGGAATTGTAGGGAACGAATGGTTCAGCAGAAAACTAGGCAAGGACGTTTATTGTACCGATGATGCCTCGGTGCAAACTATTGGTGATGGAACAAAAGAAGAAGGCGAAATGTCTCCTAAAAATTTACTGTCTACAACGATAACAGATGAATTGCGATTGGCCACCAACTTCAAAGGAAAAGTAATCGGAATGAGTTTAAAAGACCGTGGAGCTATTTTACCTGCCGGACATTTTGCCAATTGGGCCTTTTGGTACAGCAAAACAGGATCTTTTATATCCAGTACTTTCTACGGAACGGCTTTGCCTGATTGGGTTACCCAATTTAACAATGAAAAACACTTCATGCCTTATATCAATAAAGGTTGGGATTTACTAAAACCAAAGGAAACCTATGAT
The window above is part of the Flavobacterium sp. N1994 genome. Proteins encoded here:
- a CDS encoding gliding motility-associated C-terminal domain-containing protein, with amino-acid sequence MRITTLVKNYFFYFLLLLCLFGHNNTVYSQCPTVTNANQSFCDTQSPTIASLVATDNGGGVKWYATATSTTALSSSTSLINGEDYFADDNTGTCGTRQSVIVKVYSAPTGPNFQGVCVTSLSQATPTNSQFAIVGNNLKWYTTPSGGTALSNTAVLSDNTIYYISQTNPATGCETSRLQLFVNVGLVPVPTGNAVQEFCHTGAMPTVGDLVASGNNNWYLTSAFGIPLDLSTPLVNGQFYYATTVDPPCESSDRFEVLVNIYEPNNAGIDGARGICIEQVPTTPSFDLFSLLGGTPDNTGVWTGPLATINGSQGTVDPSTMTLAGSPYVFTYTVTSALCAPDTSTVTITINPIPTVTVSSAPVCQGIPATVTATPSPAGTYTYVWTVPSGATNPGNVATFTTSTAGVYSVIATNTTTTCPAQPAQTTVVINPIPTVTVSSAPVCQGTPATVTATPSPAGTYTYVWTVPSGATNPGNVATFTTTTAGVYSVIATNTTTTCPAQPAQTTVVINPIPTVTVSSAPVCQGTPATVTATPSPAGTYTYVWTVPSGATNPGNVATFTTTTAGVYSVIATNTTTTCPAQPAQTTVVINPIPTVTVSSAPVCQGTPATVTATPSPAGTYTYVWTVPSGATNPGNVATFTTTTAGVYSVIATNTTTTCPAQPAQTTVVINPIPTVTVSSAPVCQGIPATVTATPSPAGTYTYVWTVPSGATNPGNVATFTTSTAGVYSVIATNTTTTCPAQPAQTTVVINPIPTVTVSSAPVCQGTPATVTATPSPAGTYTYVWTVPSGATNPGNVATFTTTTAGVYSVIATNTTTTCPAQPAQTTVVINPIPTVTVSSAPVCQGTPATVTATPSPAGTYTYVWTVPSGATNPGNVATFTTTTAGVYSVIATNTTTTCPAQPAQTTVVINPIPTVTVSSAPVCQGTPATVTATPSPAGTYTYVWTVPSGATNPGNVATFTTTTAGVYSVIATNTTTTCPAQPAQTTVVINPIPTVTVSSAPVCQGIPATVTATPSPAGTYTYVWTVPSGATNPGNVATFTTSTAGVYSVIATNTTTTCPALPAQTTVVINPLPTVTVSSAPVCQGTPATVTATPSPAGTYTYVWTVPSGATNPGNVATFTTTTAGVYSVIATNTTTTCPAQPAQTTVVINPIPTVTVSSAPVCQGTPATVTATPSPAGTYTYVWTVPSGATNPGNVATFTTTTAGVYSVIATNTTTTCPAQPAQTTVVINPIPTVTVSSAPVCQGTPATVTATPSPAGTYTYLWTVPSGATNPGNVATFTTTTAGVYSVIATNTTTTCPAQPAQTTVVINPIPTVTVSSAPVCQGTPATVTATPSPVGTYTYLWTVPSGATNPGNVATFTTTTAGVYSVIATNTTTTCPAQPAQTTVVINPIPTVTVSSAPVCQGTPATVTATPSPAGTYTYVWTVPSGATNPGNVATFTTTTAGVYSVIATNTTTTCPALPAQTTVVINPLPTVTVSSAPVCQGTPATVTATPSPAGTYTYVWTVPSGATNPGNVATFTTTTAGVYSVIATNTTTTCPAQPAQTTVVINPIPTVTVSSAPVCQGTPATVTATPSPAGTYTYVWTVPSGATNPGNVATFTTTTAGVYSVIATNTTTTCPAQPAQTTVVINPIPTVTVSSAPVCQGTPATVTATPSPAGTYTYLWTVPSGATNPGNVATFTTTTAGVYSVIATNTTTTCPAQPAQTTVVINPIPTVTVSSAPVCQGTPATVTATPSPVGTYTYLWTVPSGATNPGNVATFTTTTAGVYSVIATNTTTTCPAQPAQTTVVINPIPTVTVSSAPVCQGTPATVTATPSPAGTYTYVWTVPSGATNPGNVATFTTTTAGVYSVIATNTTTTCPALPAQTTVVINPIPDAGIDAPLTICSNQNSVDLIASLGGTPQLGGTWSPPLASGTGIFNPAIDTSGVYTYTITGIAPCIDDISTVTVTVVQGPEAGANNTLTICVNNPPKDLFLLLGPNAQTGGTWSPPMASGTGLFDPAVDPQGDYVYTLSGTAPCSSDSATISVTVNPIPDAGIDAPKTFCSNGTSEDLFLSLGGTPQAGGTWSPALASGTGVFNPAVDTAGAYAYTVGGTCVTPSTATVTVAIVTAPNSGGTGQTLNTCADITSFDLSTGLNGTQGSGTWNDDDATNALTNNIFNPSTVGVGTYHFTYTVIGTSPCANATSTVTVIVNPLSNPGTAVTIPPVCTSVGTIDLNTLITGQDAGGTWSTPSPVNISGFTAGTYTYTYSVTNSCGTHTTDVNFTVLPNPILTNANVINASACVGADALINLTGMVDGTYSLNYSLSGSNTLANQTATVVISGGVGNFTVPATSLPNTGTTTITFTTIQDTASTCQVTLTGILATITVKPLVQISNTNIAVSSICIGSNAVVEISNAVNLPDGIYQFDYVIPTATPPTGNSGDVTITGGVGQFSVPASVFATIGNYTITISGITITNGCSNTSQDANITFAVVGPLSPGTAVTPTPSYCTSVGTIDLNTLLTGQDAGGTWSTPSPVNISSFVAGTYTYTYSVTNTCGTFTTDVQFTVLPNPILTNTNISNAAACVGTDAVVNLAGMVDGTYSLNYSLSGSNILANQTITVVISGGVGSFTVPTISIPNTGTTTITFNTIQDTTSTCQVTLTAILATITVNPLVQINNTNIAVSSVCIGSNAIVEISNAINLPDGVYQFDYSIPTGTPATGNSGDVTITGGVGQFSVPASVIAAVGNYTITVTGITTITGCSNTSQNANITFAVVAPLSSGTAVTPTPSYCTSVGTIDLTTLLTGQDAGGTWSTPSPIDVSAFAAGTYTYTYSVTNACGTFTTDVHFIILPNPVITSANITNATACIGTDVVVNLTGMVDGSYTLNYDLNGSNTLANQTATVVISGTTGSFTIPAANVPNTGITIITFTTIQDTALTCQTTLTNVAGSITINPIVQIDNTNLAVSSVCINSNAVVDITNAVNLPDGVYQFDYTIPTGTPSTGNSGDVTITGGVGQFTIPASVIATVGSYTLTINTITTTIGCSNTNEDANITFTVVAPLSAGTAVTPVPSYCASIGVLDLASLLTNEDAGGGWTDSNGQAVTSPLNIINFTAGTYSYTYSLTNACGSDSEVVQFTILATPQLATFNVSVSPACLGSGVIVSLNGMVDGTYTLNYDLSGSNTLAGQSVIVTIASGIGSFTVPSASLPNVGTTVITFTSIVNNTTTCSNTLTNVVQQIIIRPLADVDNTNLSVTNVCFGNGIVVNISGATNLPDDVYQFSYSIPNGTPIAGNSGNVTITSGAGQFAIPSSVFPTAGNYTLTINGIVATTACTNANENATVSFVINPIPNTTGATVAAQDTCTNIGSVVTISGATSLADGNYSITYQLSGANTATATVSVTFTGGATTFTITGTDIVNNGNTTITINNLTATASTCGITGTVFPIATFNVAPLATPVLNPNGELFCGTLIPAPTIASLSANIVGTPTVIWYNANIGGTAYSDADLLVNGTTYYGALVSANGCESATRLPVKVDLTVCDVVIPDGFSPNNDGINDTFEIPHLAILFPNFKLEIYNRYGSLVYKGDINVPNWDGTTTVGGLNLGDKLLPTGVYFYILDFNDGIKSAIQGRVYLNR
- a CDS encoding type IX secretion system membrane protein PorP/SprF, with protein sequence MKHKIIKYLLVLLVVFLTSKLHAQQDPQFTHYMYNMSVVNPAYATDNPDVINLGGLYRAQWVGIKGAPTTQTFFAHKPLSKRVEMGISVVHDEIGNVVRENNIFADFAYVIPLNESVKLSFGLKAGVTLFNTDFNGFVYTDPTIDPAFQDNISKTFPNIGAGTYLFGPNYYVGFSTPNLMTSRHIETINGRPGSGVESVHFFLTSGYVFTFNGNDNFKLKPAFMAKGVEGAPVALDLTTNVLINNKFELGAGYRLGDSVSGLASFYITPTLRIGYSYDYTLSNLGRFNSGSHEVFLLFDLDSNKLSSSGKGYDKSPRFF